The Thiosulfativibrio zosterae genome has a window encoding:
- a CDS encoding HDOD domain-containing protein: MSNDAPYKITSAQMIDALGDLKRLPSFSNILSEFDRLVLKPEGAHIEEVVELVMMDPRLSAGILQVVNSARYSPGFMISDVSQAVARLGVTDIRVMIVALNFRDLLGDAQGINKNAFLQHGLVSAFIARKLAPKFHVDPYDAFMMGLLHEVGLYMMALYHPEGFKELSDMSMYKLTRLLGAEKAVFGVLHPAVGAQLIRKWHFSKLIVMGVLGHHSPVKVDREYQNAAYMTQLAEAGAFYLGYYNGLVTTEKSVLTDSMQAILKRTGLNEDEFVDLLASALREAQETGFVG, encoded by the coding sequence ATGAGTAATGACGCACCTTATAAAATCACCAGCGCGCAAATGATTGATGCTTTGGGCGACTTAAAACGCTTGCCCTCTTTTTCAAATATCTTGTCTGAATTTGATCGTTTAGTCCTAAAACCAGAGGGCGCGCACATTGAAGAAGTGGTTGAGTTGGTCATGATGGATCCGCGTTTATCAGCGGGTATTTTACAGGTGGTGAACTCAGCGCGTTACAGTCCAGGTTTTATGATTTCTGATGTCTCTCAAGCGGTTGCTCGTTTGGGGGTGACTGATATTCGCGTGATGATTGTAGCGTTAAACTTTAGAGACTTATTGGGTGACGCTCAAGGTATTAACAAAAATGCCTTTTTACAACATGGTTTGGTGTCTGCTTTTATTGCCAGAAAGTTAGCGCCTAAATTCCATGTAGACCCTTATGATGCTTTTATGATGGGGCTGCTGCATGAAGTGGGTCTTTACATGATGGCGCTCTATCATCCCGAGGGTTTTAAAGAGTTGTCAGACATGAGTATGTATAAGCTCACTCGACTTTTGGGGGCAGAAAAGGCAGTTTTTGGCGTGCTACATCCTGCCGTTGGTGCGCAGTTGATTCGTAAATGGCACTTTTCAAAACTCATTGTGATGGGCGTTTTAGGGCATCATTCTCCGGTAAAGGTTGACCGAGAATATCAAAATGCGGCTTACATGACCCAATTAGCAGAGGCGGGTGCTTTTTACTTGGGTTATTACAATGGTTTGGTCACCACCGAAAAATCCGTTTTAACAGACTCTATGCAAGCCATCTTAAAGCGAACAGGGCTCAATGAAGATGAGTTTGTTGATTTACTAGCGTCCGCTCTTCGTGAAGCGCAAGAAACCGGTTTTGTTGGTTAA
- the thrS gene encoding threonine--tRNA ligase has protein sequence MPVITLPDGSKREFPQAVSVMEVATDIGTGLAKATVAGRVNGQLVDACDLITDDASLEIVTMKDADGLHIMRHTCAHLLGHALKQLYPNVKMAIGPVIENGFYYDVDSDIKITPEDLKKIEKRMAELAKTKYTVIKKMTPRAEAIETFKSRGEDYKLELIADLPDETQFGFYHHEEYIDMCRGPHLPNMGFIKAFELTHVAGAYWRGNSDNKMLQRIYGVAFASKEELKEYLVMMEEAEKRDHRKLGKSLDLFHVEELAPGMAFWHPKGTVLFRVVEEYMRQQLRENDYQEIRTPLIMDRSLWEKSGHWDKFKDNMFTTATDNRDYAVKPMNCPGHIQVYNRELNSYRDLPIRLAEFGLVHRNEPSGTLHGLMRVRSFTQDDAHIFCTEDQIKAEVQGCIDLVFNTYKDFGFDNIAVKFSTRPENRVGSDEVWDLAEAALEQTLKDANLSYTLQPGEGAFYGPKIEFQLKDCIGRVWQCGTIQLDFSMTQAERLNAVYIGQDNEKHHPVMIHRAILGSLERFVGILVEHYEGKFPTWLAPVQVVIASIAEVHSDYVVDFAKKLKKQGFRVETDLRNEKVGFKIRQHSLARVPYVFVVGDQEMQNGAVNVRARGGENLGSFTFDEIINLLTDDIANLGRVVQS, from the coding sequence ATGCCTGTTATTACCCTACCAGATGGTTCAAAAAGAGAATTTCCCCAAGCAGTTTCAGTAATGGAAGTGGCTACGGATATCGGTACGGGATTGGCAAAAGCAACGGTAGCCGGGCGTGTTAATGGTCAGTTAGTGGATGCTTGTGATTTAATCACCGACGACGCGTCGTTAGAAATTGTGACCATGAAAGATGCCGATGGTTTGCACATTATGCGCCATACTTGCGCTCACTTATTGGGGCATGCGCTCAAACAATTGTATCCAAATGTCAAAATGGCGATTGGTCCAGTCATTGAAAATGGTTTTTATTATGACGTGGATTCAGACATTAAAATCACACCAGAAGATTTAAAGAAAATCGAAAAACGTATGGCTGAGCTGGCCAAGACCAAATATACCGTCATCAAAAAAATGACCCCGCGCGCAGAAGCCATTGAAACTTTCAAAAGTCGTGGCGAAGATTACAAATTAGAATTGATTGCCGATTTGCCAGATGAAACCCAATTTGGTTTCTATCATCACGAAGAATACATTGATATGTGTCGTGGTCCACATTTGCCAAATATGGGGTTTATCAAAGCCTTTGAATTGACCCATGTTGCGGGTGCCTATTGGCGCGGTAATTCAGACAATAAAATGTTACAGCGTATCTACGGTGTGGCGTTTGCGTCCAAAGAAGAATTAAAAGAATATTTAGTGATGATGGAAGAAGCTGAAAAGCGTGACCATCGTAAACTTGGCAAATCTTTAGATTTGTTCCATGTTGAAGAATTAGCACCGGGTATGGCGTTTTGGCATCCAAAAGGTACGGTGTTGTTCCGTGTCGTAGAAGAATACATGCGCCAGCAGTTGCGCGAAAACGATTATCAAGAAATTCGTACCCCATTGATTATGGATCGTTCTTTATGGGAAAAATCAGGTCACTGGGACAAGTTTAAAGACAATATGTTTACTACGGCCACAGACAACCGTGATTATGCCGTTAAGCCCATGAACTGCCCTGGACACATTCAGGTGTATAACCGTGAATTAAATAGCTACCGTGATTTACCGATTCGTTTAGCAGAATTTGGTTTGGTGCACCGTAATGAGCCTTCTGGAACTTTGCACGGTTTGATGCGTGTGCGCTCGTTCACTCAAGATGACGCTCATATTTTCTGTACAGAAGATCAAATTAAAGCAGAAGTCCAAGGGTGTATCGATTTAGTATTTAACACTTACAAAGACTTTGGTTTTGACAATATCGCGGTTAAGTTCTCAACTCGCCCAGAAAACCGTGTAGGTTCAGATGAGGTTTGGGATTTAGCAGAAGCGGCACTTGAGCAAACTTTAAAAGACGCTAACTTAAGTTATACTTTGCAGCCGGGCGAAGGTGCTTTTTATGGCCCTAAGATTGAATTCCAATTAAAAGACTGCATTGGGCGTGTGTGGCAGTGTGGAACCATTCAATTAGATTTCTCGATGACTCAAGCTGAGCGCCTAAATGCGGTTTATATTGGTCAAGATAATGAAAAACATCATCCTGTGATGATTCACCGTGCCATTTTAGGTTCGTTAGAGCGTTTTGTAGGTATTTTGGTGGAACATTATGAGGGCAAATTCCCAACTTGGTTAGCGCCTGTGCAAGTCGTTATTGCTTCAATTGCAGAAGTTCACAGTGATTATGTGGTCGATTTTGCAAAAAAATTGAAAAAACAGGGGTTTAGAGTCGAAACAGACTTGAGAAATGAGAAGGTTGGGTTTAAAATTCGCCAACATTCTTTAGCGCGAGTACCTTATGTATTTGTGGTAGGGGATCAAGAGATGCAAAACGGAGCCGTTAATGTTCGTGCCAGAGGTGGAGAAAACCTAGGGTCTTTTACATTTGACGAGATCATTAATTTACTGACGGATGACATTGCCAATTTAGGGCGTGTTGTTCAGTCATAG
- the infC gene encoding translation initiation factor IF-3, which yields MAVRRGRGKPLKPETPKDNINDMITAHEVRLIDEAGEQAGIVSIEDALQRAQAANLDLVEITAKSVPPVCKIMDYGKFRFQKQKKEQEAKKKQKQVQVKEVKFRPGTEDADYQVKLRSVMKFLENGDRVKVTIWFRGREITHKDLGMNMLERVKADLGDTAMVEQMPKMEGRTLQMMVAPTKKV from the coding sequence ATCGCAGTAAGAAGAGGTCGTGGGAAACCACTAAAGCCAGAAACCCCAAAAGACAATATTAACGACATGATTACCGCCCATGAAGTGCGGTTAATCGATGAAGCGGGTGAGCAAGCCGGTATCGTGTCTATCGAAGATGCTTTACAAAGAGCCCAAGCTGCTAACTTGGACCTGGTTGAGATTACTGCGAAGTCGGTACCTCCTGTTTGTAAGATTATGGATTACGGTAAATTCCGTTTCCAGAAACAGAAAAAAGAACAAGAAGCTAAGAAAAAGCAAAAACAAGTTCAGGTTAAGGAAGTTAAATTCCGTCCAGGAACTGAAGATGCCGATTATCAAGTTAAGCTTCGCAGTGTTATGAAGTTCCTTGAAAATGGTGACCGTGTTAAAGTCACAATTTGGTTCAGAGGGCGTGAGATTACCCATAAAGATTTGGGTATGAACATGCTAGAACGCGTTAAGGCAGATTTAGGTGACACAGCCATGGTAGAGCAAATGCCTAAAATGGAAGGTCGCACACTGCAAATGATGGTTGCTCCAACGAAAAAAGTTTGA
- the rpmI gene encoding 50S ribosomal protein L35, translated as MPKMKTNKSAQKRFKKTGSGRFKCKQSHLRHILTKKSSKRKRHLRSASMIHDNDVAMVRRMLPYS; from the coding sequence ATGCCTAAGATGAAAACAAATAAAAGTGCTCAAAAGCGCTTTAAAAAAACTGGCTCAGGCCGTTTTAAATGCAAACAATCACACCTTCGTCATATCTTGACCAAGAAGTCTTCTAAGCGTAAGCGTCATCTTCGTTCTGCGAGCATGATTCACGATAACGATGTGGCAATGGTTCGCCGCATGCTTCCATACAGCTAA
- the rplT gene encoding 50S ribosomal protein L20 has protein sequence MARVKRGVIARRRHNKVLALAKGYYNARRKIFRVAKQAVTKAGQYAYRDRRTKKRQFRRLWIARINAATRMHGMTYSRFINGLTKSGVQVDRKVLSDIAIHDAAAFAAIVEKAKAALA, from the coding sequence ATGGCAAGAGTTAAAAGAGGCGTAATTGCGCGCAGAAGACATAACAAAGTATTGGCCTTAGCAAAAGGTTATTACAACGCGCGTCGTAAGATTTTCCGCGTTGCTAAGCAAGCTGTTACTAAAGCAGGTCAATACGCATACCGTGACCGTAGAACGAAAAAGAGACAATTCCGTAGATTATGGATTGCTCGTATCAATGCTGCGACTCGTATGCACGGTATGACTTATAGCCGTTTTATCAATGGTTTGACAAAATCTGGCGTACAAGTTGACCGTAAAGTTTTATCTGACATTGCGATTCATGATGCAGCAGCATTTGCTGCCATTGTTGAAAAAGCGAAAGCAGCTTTAGCTTAA
- the pheS gene encoding phenylalanine--tRNA ligase subunit alpha, which produces MQQKLQDIVSQAQTLINSVTELASLDEIRIQYFGKKGEFTELMKTLGKLSNEERPKVGQWINDAKQTVQTALGDKKRALDDAELAKKLAEERIDITLPGRDLDIGGLHPVTRTLRRIESIFAKAGFDVETGPEIEDDWHNFEALNIPETHPARAMHDTFYFDESTVLRTHTSGVQIRTMEERKGAMRIIAPGRVYRCDSDQTHTPMFHQVEGLIIEENASFAQLRALIIEFLRQFFEDDNLKVRFRPSYFPFTEPSAEVDIATDLFGDGRWIEVLGCGMVHPNVLKNVDVDSEKYTGLAFGLGVERLAMLRYGVKDLRQFFENDLRFLKQFK; this is translated from the coding sequence ATGCAACAAAAACTGCAGGATATAGTGTCTCAAGCCCAGACGCTGATTAACTCGGTCACGGAGTTGGCTAGCCTCGACGAAATCCGTATTCAATACTTTGGCAAAAAGGGTGAGTTTACCGAACTGATGAAAACCCTAGGTAAGCTTTCAAATGAAGAACGCCCTAAGGTTGGTCAATGGATTAATGATGCTAAGCAAACGGTGCAAACCGCATTGGGCGATAAAAAGCGTGCCCTAGATGATGCAGAGTTGGCCAAAAAATTAGCCGAAGAGCGCATTGATATTACCTTGCCAGGTCGTGATTTGGATATCGGTGGCTTACATCCGGTGACGCGCACTTTGCGTCGTATTGAGTCTATTTTTGCTAAGGCAGGGTTTGATGTTGAAACCGGCCCAGAAATTGAAGATGATTGGCACAACTTTGAAGCCCTCAATATTCCAGAAACCCATCCTGCGCGTGCCATGCACGATACTTTTTATTTTGATGAATCAACGGTACTTAGAACACATACTTCAGGTGTACAGATTCGCACCATGGAAGAACGCAAAGGGGCCATGCGCATTATAGCGCCAGGTCGCGTTTACCGTTGTGACTCTGACCAAACCCATACCCCAATGTTTCATCAGGTTGAAGGTTTGATTATTGAAGAGAACGCCAGTTTTGCGCAATTGCGTGCGTTGATAATTGAATTCTTGCGTCAATTCTTTGAAGACGACAATTTAAAAGTGCGCTTTAGACCCTCTTATTTCCCGTTTACCGAGCCGTCTGCAGAAGTGGATATTGCCACAGATTTATTTGGCGATGGCCGTTGGATTGAAGTTTTAGGGTGCGGCATGGTGCATCCAAATGTCCTAAAAAATGTTGATGTCGATTCCGAAAAATATACCGGCCTAGCCTTTGGTTTGGGCGTTGAGCGCCTTGCCATGTTGCGTTATGGCGTAAAAGATTTGCGTCAATTTTTCGAGAACGATTTACGGTTCCTCAAGCAATTTAAATAA
- the pheT gene encoding phenylalanine--tRNA ligase subunit beta, with amino-acid sequence MKLSENWLREWTNPDWDSNRLAEELSLAGLEVDGIEPVAPAFNNVVVGHVLSVEKHPDADKLNVTQVDVGQGEPVQIVCGAKNVVAGMKACCAMVGATLPGDFQIKKAKLRGVSSNGMLCGASELGLPDDGVDGLHVLPNDAPIGMDVRDYLNLNDTVLEVDLTPNRADCLSVEGIARDVAAVANIAWQQPFENMMVAQQGACSVEIKVQEPALCPKYLGCVVTGFDTQANTPKWMQQRLQRGGLNPKNLMVDITNYVLLELGQPMHAFDLAKLTGAIQVRKAVAGEKLITLDEKELTLTDDTLIIADDNGPLALAGVMGGLHSAVSDTTQAIFFECAHFTPLSVVGKARAYGLHTDSSHRFERGVDAQLPERALARALALFTKIAGGQVSEVNAQISAELLPQVKPIALRPERIVKLLGAYIANDQVESIFKRLGFSIENQADGWLMTPPSYRFDMAIEADLIEEVGRIYGYNNLPETPVEAPVRLPSLPESEQELYGLKQALVQRGYHEVVTYSFVEEAKQAVLLPELPYVCLQNPISDDMKAMRTTLFPGFLNTIAYNQNRQQNRVRIFESGLTFVQIDGQVQQVPVLGGAIVGSKTPNSWAVTEPRVVDFYDLKGDVETLLGMSHLQNRVRFVPHEYTIFHPGQSAAIQLDGKTVGFMGQLHPKHAKLTGVSGKVFLFEIRLDALSTKLVPSANAISKFPEVQRDLAFVVDGELPVQALFDAVESVESSILQGVELFDIYRGQGIEPHQKSIALTLKIQHTERTLQDEEVEALVAQIIDLAAQKVQARLR; translated from the coding sequence ATGAAATTAAGTGAAAATTGGTTAAGAGAGTGGACGAATCCGGATTGGGATTCAAACAGATTGGCAGAAGAGTTAAGTCTTGCCGGTTTAGAAGTGGATGGCATTGAGCCAGTTGCGCCAGCCTTTAATAATGTGGTGGTCGGGCATGTATTATCGGTTGAAAAACACCCAGACGCAGATAAGTTGAATGTGACCCAAGTGGATGTTGGTCAGGGTGAACCAGTACAAATCGTATGTGGTGCCAAAAATGTGGTTGCAGGCATGAAGGCCTGTTGTGCCATGGTTGGGGCGACTTTACCGGGTGATTTCCAAATCAAAAAAGCCAAATTACGCGGTGTGTCTTCTAATGGTATGTTGTGTGGAGCAAGTGAACTGGGATTGCCTGACGATGGCGTTGATGGCTTACATGTGTTGCCAAACGATGCCCCGATTGGTATGGATGTTCGTGACTATTTAAATTTGAATGACACGGTTTTGGAAGTGGATTTAACCCCTAACCGTGCGGATTGTTTAAGTGTGGAAGGCATTGCGCGTGATGTGGCTGCCGTTGCCAATATTGCTTGGCAACAACCCTTTGAAAACATGATGGTTGCCCAGCAAGGTGCTTGTTCGGTAGAGATTAAGGTACAAGAGCCTGCCTTGTGTCCTAAGTATTTAGGATGCGTGGTAACAGGATTCGACACTCAAGCCAACACACCAAAATGGATGCAACAACGCCTGCAACGCGGTGGTTTAAATCCTAAGAATTTGATGGTCGATATTACCAATTATGTCTTGTTGGAATTGGGTCAACCAATGCACGCTTTTGACTTGGCTAAATTAACAGGCGCGATTCAAGTTCGCAAAGCCGTTGCGGGTGAAAAGCTCATCACTTTGGATGAAAAAGAACTGACCTTAACCGACGATACCTTGATTATTGCCGATGACAACGGGCCTTTGGCTTTAGCAGGGGTGATGGGCGGATTGCATTCTGCGGTTTCAGACACAACCCAAGCGATTTTCTTTGAGTGTGCACATTTCACTCCATTAAGTGTTGTGGGTAAAGCCCGTGCTTATGGTTTGCACACGGACTCTTCGCATCGTTTTGAACGAGGTGTAGATGCACAGTTACCCGAGCGTGCGTTAGCGCGTGCATTGGCGTTGTTTACCAAGATTGCTGGTGGTCAGGTTTCTGAGGTGAATGCCCAGATTTCCGCTGAATTATTGCCGCAAGTTAAGCCGATCGCCTTGCGTCCTGAGCGCATAGTGAAATTATTGGGTGCATACATTGCCAATGATCAGGTTGAAAGTATTTTTAAACGCTTAGGTTTTAGCATTGAAAACCAAGCTGATGGTTGGTTAATGACGCCACCATCTTACCGTTTTGATATGGCGATTGAAGCCGATTTGATTGAAGAAGTAGGCCGTATTTATGGCTATAACAACCTACCAGAAACGCCTGTTGAAGCCCCTGTGCGTTTGCCTAGCTTACCTGAGTCTGAGCAAGAGTTGTATGGCCTAAAACAAGCTTTAGTGCAGCGTGGTTATCATGAAGTGGTCACTTATAGCTTTGTTGAAGAAGCCAAGCAAGCGGTGTTATTACCTGAGTTGCCCTATGTGTGTTTACAAAACCCAATCTCTGATGACATGAAGGCGATGCGCACCACCTTATTCCCTGGGTTTTTAAATACCATTGCTTATAACCAAAATCGTCAACAAAACCGTGTGCGTATTTTTGAGTCGGGTTTAACGTTTGTTCAAATAGATGGCCAAGTTCAGCAAGTTCCGGTGTTGGGTGGTGCGATTGTTGGTTCTAAAACACCCAATAGTTGGGCGGTGACCGAGCCAAGAGTCGTGGATTTTTATGACCTAAAAGGTGATGTTGAAACCTTGTTGGGTATGAGCCATTTACAAAATCGTGTGCGTTTTGTTCCCCATGAATATACCATTTTTCATCCCGGTCAATCGGCAGCCATACAGTTAGACGGTAAAACCGTTGGCTTTATGGGGCAGTTACACCCCAAACACGCAAAACTCACAGGGGTCTCTGGCAAGGTATTTTTATTTGAAATTCGTTTGGATGCTTTGTCTACAAAATTGGTGCCTTCTGCGAATGCCATTTCAAAATTCCCAGAAGTACAGCGTGATCTGGCGTTTGTGGTCGATGGGGAGTTGCCAGTCCAAGCGTTATTTGATGCGGTTGAGTCCGTTGAATCCAGCATTTTGCAAGGGGTGGAATTGTTTGATATCTACCGTGGACAAGGCATAGAGCCTCATCAAAAGAGTATTGCATTAACTTTGAAAATTCAGCATACCGAGCGTACCTTGCAGGATGAAGAAGTAGAAGCCTTGGTCGCTCAAATTATTGATTTGGCGGCGCAAAAAGTACAAGCAAGATTAAGATAA
- a CDS encoding integration host factor subunit alpha has protein sequence MALTKAEIAQSLTDTFGFNKRESKEVVEQFFEEMGRVLTKGEQIKLSGFGNFELRDKSSRPGRNPRTGEDVPISARRVVTFKPGQKLRAQIDNHG, from the coding sequence ATGGCCTTAACCAAAGCAGAAATTGCGCAATCTTTAACCGATACTTTTGGCTTTAACAAGCGTGAATCAAAAGAGGTGGTTGAACAGTTTTTTGAAGAAATGGGCAGAGTCCTGACCAAAGGCGAACAAATTAAATTGTCTGGTTTTGGCAACTTTGAACTCAGAGATAAGTCCTCTCGTCCAGGTCGTAATCCAAGAACCGGTGAAGATGTTCCCATTTCTGCTCGAAGAGTGGTAACATTTAAGCCTGGTCAAAAATTGCGTGCTCAAATAGATAACCATGGCTAA
- a CDS encoding MerR family transcriptional regulator, with product MANPKNTSISSAKQLEIDIPDKKYFTIGEVSEICDLKAHVLRYWEQVFDQLEPVKRSTRRYYQRKDIELVIEIRSLLHDQGFTIPGAKARLAKGKHAVTVEAPKADDSSLVGQLQNLRTEIAQFKRYIQTKY from the coding sequence ATGGCTAATCCAAAAAACACTTCAATTTCCTCAGCTAAACAGCTTGAGATTGATATTCCTGATAAAAAATATTTCACCATTGGTGAAGTCAGCGAAATATGCGATTTAAAAGCGCATGTTTTGCGTTATTGGGAACAAGTTTTTGATCAACTAGAGCCAGTCAAACGCAGCACTCGCCGTTATTATCAACGCAAGGATATTGAGTTGGTGATAGAAATTCGTTCATTATTGCATGATCAAGGTTTTACCATTCCAGGTGCCAAAGCGCGTTTGGCAAAAGGTAAACACGCGGTGACAGTCGAAGCCCCTAAAGCTGATGACAGCTCTTTGGTTGGGCAATTACAAAATTTAAGAACTGAAATAGCGCAATTTAAACGCTATATTCAAACTAAATATTAA
- a CDS encoding HDOD domain-containing protein yields MLQQKLQEAMQAIYGHKIPEIPEEILRLEKELQSKFPNIIQIANIIEQNATLSGEVIKIINSPIMKLKLNSPIKSIRDAVKVLGLDNIYNLVVASALKKLFSDKGLHKDIMDHSVDVAFCMAELSEFVHGITRDEAYMLGLFHNVGALMLAGINPKAFGPLFTSSLSLPKTILQKEASLFRTDHAMVGVLITKKWHLPSTMIHAIMLHHNESCERIKNDEVRAMVGMLKVANAVVSEISLGAYSGVEMKEYQQDGIKELMLQQEDLKMVRTALMTNSVKV; encoded by the coding sequence ATGCTACAACAAAAACTACAAGAAGCCATGCAAGCCATTTATGGACATAAAATTCCTGAAATACCCGAAGAAATCTTGCGCCTAGAAAAAGAGCTTCAAAGCAAATTCCCTAACATTATTCAAATCGCCAATATTATTGAACAAAATGCGACCTTATCAGGTGAGGTGATCAAAATTATCAACTCGCCGATTATGAAACTCAAACTCAACTCGCCGATTAAATCTATCAGAGATGCGGTGAAGGTTTTGGGGTTAGACAATATTTATAATCTAGTGGTCGCTTCAGCGCTAAAAAAACTCTTTAGCGATAAAGGTTTGCATAAAGACATTATGGATCACAGTGTCGATGTGGCTTTTTGTATGGCAGAATTATCAGAGTTTGTGCATGGCATTACGCGAGATGAAGCCTACATGCTGGGACTCTTCCATAATGTGGGTGCTTTAATGCTCGCAGGCATTAATCCAAAAGCCTTCGGACCGCTTTTTACCAGCTCATTAAGTTTGCCCAAAACCATTCTTCAAAAAGAAGCCAGCTTATTTAGAACCGACCATGCCATGGTTGGCGTTTTGATTACCAAAAAATGGCATCTTCCGTCCACCATGATTCATGCGATTATGCTCCACCACAATGAAAGCTGTGAACGCATTAAAAATGACGAAGTTAGAGCCATGGTGGGTATGTTAAAAGTGGCGAATGCCGTGGTTTCGGAAATTTCTTTAGGTGCTTATAGTGGCGTTGAAATGAAAGAATACCAGCAAGATGGCATCAAAGAATTAATGCTGCAACAAGAAGACTTAAAGATGGTTAGAACTGCTTTAATGACCAACTCAGTAAAGGTTTAA
- a CDS encoding symmetrical bis(5'-nucleosyl)-tetraphosphatase: MATYVIGDLQGCYDELQQLLSLINYQPEQDELWFAGDIVNRGPKSLDCLRFVKNLGSKGKMVLGNHDFHLLAAYSGVEKFLSKSDTLTDIINAPDVHELMDWLRQQPLMVRHEFLPLVMVHAGIPPQWTISQAQNLADEVQKSLQADDWQDQLRHHLFGSEPTLWQESLTGWDRLRYIVNAFARMRYCSADGELEFSQKGKPENNASHFQPWFTWPHRKNKTAEIFFGHWSTLGAIDAYNIHTTDTGCLWGGKLTAYCLDSKMRHTIDCPQACQPKKAKSS, from the coding sequence ATGGCAACCTATGTGATTGGCGACTTACAAGGCTGTTATGATGAGTTGCAACAACTCCTCAGCCTTATCAACTATCAACCTGAGCAAGATGAACTGTGGTTTGCCGGTGATATAGTTAATCGCGGCCCCAAGTCTTTGGATTGCTTAAGATTTGTTAAAAACTTAGGTTCTAAAGGCAAGATGGTACTTGGCAATCACGACTTTCATTTACTAGCGGCTTATAGCGGTGTTGAAAAATTTCTGTCTAAATCAGATACCCTAACAGACATTATCAATGCGCCAGATGTCCATGAACTGATGGATTGGCTGCGCCAACAACCTCTTATGGTACGCCATGAGTTTTTACCTTTGGTGATGGTGCATGCCGGTATTCCACCGCAGTGGACGATTTCGCAAGCCCAAAATTTAGCCGATGAAGTCCAAAAAAGTCTTCAGGCGGATGACTGGCAAGATCAATTACGCCATCATCTATTTGGCAGCGAACCAACCCTGTGGCAAGAAAGCCTAACGGGCTGGGACAGATTGCGTTACATCGTCAATGCCTTTGCCAGAATGCGCTATTGCTCGGCAGATGGTGAATTAGAGTTTAGCCAAAAGGGCAAACCTGAGAACAACGCTAGCCACTTTCAGCCGTGGTTTACTTGGCCACACCGCAAAAATAAAACCGCCGAAATTTTCTTCGGTCATTGGTCTACTTTAGGGGCAATTGATGCCTATAATATCCACACCACCGATACAGGATGTCTTTGGGGTGGCAAGTTGACGGCCTATTGCCTAGACTCAAAAATGCGTCATACCATTGATTGTCCGCAAGCTTGCCAACCCAAAAAGGCAAAATCGTCATAA
- the rsmA gene encoding 16S rRNA (adenine(1518)-N(6)/adenine(1519)-N(6))-dimethyltransferase RsmA produces the protein MSKHQHKKEFGQNFLNNPRIIQQIVAHIAPKPDQHLVEIGPGEAALTAPLLDKVRKLDIIEIDNDLIGPLTKRFAQHPAFFLHHADALSFNYASLLDPNETQIRVVGNLPYNISSPLLFHLLDSAAQIQDMHFMLQKEVVERITAAPGSKTYGRLSVMLQYSCLTEFLFEVGPENFTPPPKVDSAIVRLTPYKTRPFVANNEKDFQDLVRQAFSQKRKTLRNNLKGWLDETQITACGIDPGIRAERLTVEDFVNLTNRYTAEKL, from the coding sequence ATGTCTAAACACCAACACAAAAAAGAGTTTGGACAAAACTTTCTAAACAACCCGCGCATTATTCAACAAATCGTTGCCCACATTGCCCCCAAACCTGATCAACATTTGGTTGAAATTGGCCCAGGTGAAGCGGCTTTAACCGCACCTCTGTTAGACAAGGTTCGCAAACTCGATATTATTGAAATTGATAACGATTTAATTGGCCCGTTGACTAAACGCTTTGCACAACACCCTGCTTTTTTCTTACATCATGCGGATGCCCTGTCGTTTAATTATGCCTCTCTGTTAGATCCGAATGAAACTCAAATTCGCGTGGTGGGCAATTTGCCCTACAATATTTCCAGCCCATTATTGTTTCACTTATTAGACTCTGCTGCGCAAATTCAAGACATGCACTTTATGTTGCAAAAAGAAGTGGTCGAGCGCATTACTGCGGCACCTGGCTCTAAAACCTATGGTCGTTTGAGTGTCATGCTGCAATACAGCTGCCTTACTGAGTTTTTGTTTGAAGTGGGCCCAGAAAACTTCACCCCCCCGCCCAAAGTCGATTCAGCCATCGTTAGGCTCACGCCCTACAAAACTCGCCCTTTTGTGGCGAACAACGAAAAAGACTTCCAAGACTTGGTGCGCCAAGCCTTCAGCCAAAAGCGCAAAACCTTGCGCAATAATTTAAAAGGTTGGTTAGACGAAACGCAAATCACTGCTTGTGGCATCGACCCAGGCATTCGTGCCGAGCGCCTGACTGTGGAAGATTTTGTTAACCTAACCAACCGCTATACGGCAGAGAAGCTCTAA